The Brassica oleracea var. oleracea cultivar TO1000 chromosome C6, BOL, whole genome shotgun sequence genome includes a region encoding these proteins:
- the LOC106298836 gene encoding arabinogalactan peptide 21 produces the protein MEAMKMMVVFMIVAVAFSAVGQAAAATVEAPAPSPTSDAAMFVPALFASIVALASGLLF, from the coding sequence ATGGAGGCAATGAAGATGATGGTTGTTTTCATGATCGTTGCTGTGGCTTTCTCAGCCGTAGGACAAGCGGCGGCTGCGACAGTGGAAGCTCCAGCTCCAAGCCCAACATCTGATGCTGCTATGTTCGTACCAGCATTGTTTGCATCTATTGTTGCTCTGGCATCTGGTCTTCTCTTTTGA